DNA from Helcococcus ovis:
CTATTTCTTTTTTTATTAATTTTGTTTGTATATTATGTGCATTTAAGAAACTTTCCTTTGCTAGGTCCAGTACTTCATACGCTTTTTCAAAATTACCTTTTTTTGCTTCAAAAATAGCTTCCATAGCATAAGATTTAGCCATTCCACTATTTGCTATCAATTGAGTAATTTCATCTTCA
Protein-coding regions in this window:
- a CDS encoding PTS lactose/cellobiose transporter subunit IIA, with the protein product MKYEDEITQLIANSGMAKSYAMEAIFEAKKGNFEKAYEVLDLAKESFLNAHNIQTKLIKKEIEGSTVELNLLMVHAQDHLMMSMAIRDLAVEIVELYKAIN